From Choristoneura fumiferana chromosome 7, NRCan_CFum_1, whole genome shotgun sequence, the proteins below share one genomic window:
- the LOC141429347 gene encoding uncharacterized protein encodes MSLPLWTPYAESEALDLTKPHIKKERVSPPPVVQQSPYHQHSPDHAPFAAAASPRHYIPYLHASPVYGTSQAATRNQQEESRYVQNHCSSLDMVHQPSTSTQYYRYPTPAPQISPPSSNYSNCDDAVYPKAATLSPPESPPADKLLKPDALEDNEDFLAFERNAMRAMALKNGGSLLGNNPRMRRTVHSTSQNAADDAYKTQRQRNNFAAKQSRDRRKLREIHLALKVTYLSNTVAKLKAQLAGRYCGGCQRPCGSPK; translated from the coding sequence ATGTCGTTGCCGCTATGGACGCCTTATGCCGAATCCGAGGCGCTTGATTTAACGAAGCCGCATATCAAGAAGGAACGAGTGTCGCCGCCGCCGGTGGTACAACAGAGCCCGTACCATCAGCACAGCCCGGACCACGCACCGTTCGCGGCCGCCGCCAGCCCAAGGCACTATATACCGTATCTGCACGCCAGCCCCGTGTATGGGACGAGCCAAGCCGCAACACGAAATCAGCAAGAGGAGAGCCGATACGTGCAGAACCACTGTTCCAGCTTGGACATGGTTCATCAACCAAGCACGTCGACGCAATACTACCGGTACCCCACACCGGCGCCTCAAATATCGCCTCCGTCCAGCAACTACTCCAACTGCGACGACGCCGTGTACCCCAAGGCAGCGACGCTGTCTCCGCCGGAGTCCCCTCCAGCGGACAAACTACTAAAACCAGACGCGCTGGAGGACAATGAGGACTTTTTGGCGTTCGAGCGCAACGCCATGCGCGCAATGGCGCTAAAAAATGGAGGTTCGTTGCTGGGGAACAACCCGAGGATGCGTCGCACAGTGCATTCGACAAGTCAGAACGCCGCTGACGACGCCTACAAAACGCAGCGGCAGCGGAACAACTTTGCGGCCAAGCAGAGTAGAGATAGGAGGAAGCTGAGGGAGATCCACCTGGCTCTGAAGGTGACGTACCTGTCCAACACAGTCGCAAAGCTGAAGGCTCAGCTGGCTGGCCGTTACTGTGGGGGTTGCCAACGGCCTTGTGGATCTCCCAAATAG
- the LOC141429348 gene encoding uncharacterized protein, with product MSLPLWTPYAECEVLDLTKPHIKKERVSPPPVVQQSPYHQHSPDYASFAAAASPRHYIPYMHASPVYGTSQAATRNQQEESRYPQNHCSSLDMVHQPSTSTQYYRYPTPAPQISPPSSGNYSNCDDAVYPKAATLSPPESPPADKLLKPDALEDNEDFLAFERNAMRAMALKNGGSLLGNNPRMRRTVHSTSQNAADDAYKTQRQRNNFAAKQSRDRRKLREIHLALKVTYLSNTVAKLKAQLAGRYCGGCQRPCGSLK from the coding sequence ATGTCGTTGCCGCTATGGACGCCTTATGCCGAATGCGAGGTGCTTGATTTAACAAAGCCGCATATCAAGAAGGAACGAGTGTCGCCGCCGCCGGTGGTACAACAGAGCCCGTACCATCAGCACAGCCCGGACTACGCATCGTTCGCGGCCGCCGCCAGCCCAAGGCACTATATACCGTATATGCACGCCAGCCCCGTGTATGGGACGAGCCAAGCCGCAACACGAAATCAGCAAGAGGAGAGCCGATACCCGCAGAACCACTGTTCCAGCTTGGACATGGTTCATCAACCAAGCACATCGACGCAGTACTACCGGTACCCCACACCGGCGCCTCAAATATCGCCTCCGTCCAGTGGCAACTACTCCAACTGCGACGACGCCGTGTACCCCAAGGCAGCGACGCTGTCTCCGCCGGAGTCCCCTCCAGCGGACAAACTACTAAAACCAGACGCGCTGGAGGACAATGAGGACTTTTTGGCGTTCGAGCGCAACGCCATGCGTGCAATGGCGCTAAAAAATGGAGGTTCGTTGCTGGGGAACAACCCGAGGATGCGTCGCACAGTGCACTCGACAAGTCAGAACGCCGCTGACGACGCCTACAAAACGCAGCGGCAGCGGAACAACTTTGCGGCCAAGCAAAGTAGAGATAGGAGGAAGCTGAGGGAGATCCACCTGGCTCTGAAGGTGACGTACCTGTCCAACACAGTCGCAAAGCTGAAGGCTCAGCTGGCTGGCCGTTACTGTGGGGGTTGCCAACGGCCTTGTGGATCTCTTAAATAG
- the LOC141429349 gene encoding uncharacterized protein — MSLPLWTPYMHCEAVDLSKTHIKQEPVSPPPDEQQSPYDQHSPDYTSSFSAAASPWQYLSYLEPCYVMNQDAIQSQQDQSRYAQYQCAESTSTTQVYRYPIPASQISPTSGGNCSRCVDAVYRQPAMLSPPESPPAEKLLKADTLENDEEFLAFERNAMRAMALKNGGSLLGNNPRMRRTVQSTNQNAADDAYKTQRRRNNIAAKQSRDRRKLREIHLALKVTYLTNTVAKLTAQLAGRYCGGCQQPLGSPK; from the coding sequence ATGTCGTTGCCGCTATGGACGCCGTATATGCATTGCGAGGCGGTGGACCTCAGCAAAACGCATATCAAACAGGAACCAGTGTCGCCGCCGCCGGATGAACAACAGAGCCCGTACGATCAGCACAGCCCGGACTACACTTCGTCATTCTCGGCAGCCGCTAGCCCATGGCAGTATTTATCGTATCTGGAGCCCTGCTACGTAATGAACCAAGACGCAATACAAAGTCAGCAGGACCAGAGCAGATACGCGCAGTATCAATGCGCAGAATCAACGTCGACGACGCAGGTCTATCGATATCCCATACCGGCATCTCAAATATCGCCGACGTCTGGTGGCAACTGCTCTCGCTGCGTCGACGCTGTGTACCGCCAGCCAGCGATGCTCTCTCCGCCGGAATCTCCTCCAGCGGAAAAATTACTCAAAGCAGATACGCTGGAGAACGACGAAGAGTTCTTGGCGTTTGAGCGCAACGCCATGCGTGCAATGGCGCTTAAAAATGGAGGTTCGCTGCTGGGGAACAACCCAAGGATGCGCCGCACAGTCCAGTCCACTAACCAGAACGCCGCTGACGACGCTTACAAGACGCAGCGGCGGCGTAATAACATTGCGGCCAAGCAAAGCCGAGATCGGAGGAAGCTGAGGGAGATTCACCTGGCTCTAAAGGTGACCTACCTCACCAACACAGTCGCAAAGCTGACAGCTCAGCTGGCCGGCCGCTACTGTGGGGGTTGCCAACAGCCTCTTGGATCTCCCAAATAG
- the LOC141429874 gene encoding uncharacterized protein: MALRRFVARRGTPTEIWSDNGTAFVGANRELRTLYASATSNYAANEKINWRFLPPSAPFMGGAWERLVRNVRTALRVTLTERAPSDEVLRTLLAEAEALVNARPLTHVSSDSTSEEALTPAHFLLGSSSGRPIPATMTEADLLSRSSWRRAMRLTDHFWRRWVREYLPTLVPRSSNGEAPSIAVGDLVLIADGNLPRGSWPRGRVTALFPGRDGIVRVADVATTAGVLRRPLKKLVRIPAN; this comes from the coding sequence ATGGCCCTGCGGCGTTTTGTTGCTAGAAGGGGGACACCTACAGAGATATGGTCAGACAATGGGACCGCCTTTGTTGGTGCCAACAGGGAGCTGCGGACACTCTACGCGAGCGCCACTTCTAACTACGCAGCTAATGAGAAGATCAATTGGCGATTCCTGCCACCATCAGCTCCATTCATGGGTGGAGCCTGGGAGCGGCTCGTGCGCAATGTCAGGACTGCTCTTCGAGTTACCCTCACCGAGCGCGCACCGTCAGACGAGGTACTGCGCACCCTGCTGGCTGAGGCTGAGGCGCTGGTGAATGCGCGGCCGCTCACGCACGTGTCTTCCGATTCCACCAGCGAAGAGGCTCTCACCCCTGCCCACTTCCTGCTTGGCTCGTCATCTGGTCGACCGATTCCTGCGACGATGACGGAAGCAGATCTGCTGAGCAGGAGCAGCTGGCGCAGAGCAATGCGGTTGACGGATCACTTTTGGCGACGCTGGGTCCGTGAATATCTACCTACTCTAGTACCGAGATCAAGCAACGGAGAAGCTCCCAGCATAGCAGTAGGAGATCTGGTCCTCATTGCCGATGGCAATTTGCCTCGAGGATCATGGCCCAGAGGACGAGTAACGGCGTTGTTCCCTGGCAGAGACGGCATAGTCAGAGTGGCGGACGTGGCAACCACAGCAGGCGTGCTTCGTCGCCCCCTTAAAAAGTTAGTTCGGATTCCGGCTAACTAA